TTCTCGGCGTCGATAAGACAAATCCCTCCGCTGCTGTAAAGATCTACTCTCCGGCGACGGGCGTCATTATTTCGCAGAACGTAACGGATGCAAGTGCGGCTGGAGTCAGCCTTTCAGGTTCCTCGACTGCGTTTACCATCGCTGATCTGTCTCATGTCTGGGTTATCTGCGACGTCTACGAGAACGATCTTGCAACTCTCCGGCTGGGTCAATCAGCTGAAATCCACCTCAATGCATATCCTGGCCGCACACTCAAGGGAACTGTCTCGGATATCGGCGCTGTTCTTGACCCTAGCATACGCACCGCAAAAGTAAGGATTCAAGTTGAGAACCCCAGCATGCTGATGCGAATCGGCATGTTCGCGTCCGTCGTGCTCTATGGGCAGCGTCCGGAGATGCATGCGTCTCTACCGGCCACCGCCATACTTCACCTGCAGGATCGCGATTGGGTATTTGCTCCGGCGGGCGACAACCAGTTCCGTCGTATTCAAGTCCGGACAGGAATGACGTTGCCAAACGGGCAACAGGAGATCCTGGCGGGTTTGCAGCCCGGCCAACAGGTTGTCGCACAGGCACTATCGGTGCAGAATTCGGTGGCTCAGCGATGATTGCTGGCCTGGTTGATTTTGCGCTTAACAATCGATGGCTGGTGCTTGGAGCAGCTATATTGCTCTTTGGCTGGGGTATTATTTCTTTTCACAACCTTCCGGTTGAAGCGTATCCGGACGTTGCCAATAACTATGTCCAGGTGATTACGCAGTGGCCAGGCCGAGCCGCTGAAGAAGTTGAGCAACAGGTCACTGTTCCGATTGAGATCCAGATGGCGGGTATCCCTCACCTTGTTCATCTGCGCTCGACTACTCTCGCTGGCCTGTCGAGCCTCACGTTGATCTTCGATGATGATTCGATCAACGATTGGAATCGAGAAAAAGTTCTTGAGCGTCTTTCACAGGTCACACTCCCCGCCGGGCTACAGCCGCAGATTGGAACTGACTTTAGCCCGGTGGGGCAAATCATGTTCTTCCGGCTGACTAGCACCAACCCGGTTTACGGGAATACGGAACTTAAATCGTTGGAAGATTGGACGATTGAGAAGCAATTTAAGTCCGTTCCTGGTGTAGTCGACGTTTCAAGCTTCGGGGGTATGACGAAAAATTATCAGGTCAATGTCGATCCAGAGAAGCTGGTCTCTTATGGGTTAAGCATTGGACAGATAGAACAAGCGCTTGCAAATAACAATATCAATGCGGGCGGCAGCTTCATTGAGCAGGGCCAGCAGCAGATCAATGTCCGCGAAGTAGGCCTAGTCAGAAATCTTTACGACATTGAGAACATCGTCATCCGTGCGCAGAATGGCACGCCCATTCGCATTCGAGATGTCGCAACTGTGGTTCAGGGGCACCAGATCCGTCTCGGTCAGATGGGTTATGCCCTGCATCGCTCCGACGGCAAGATCATCGACGATACCGACACGGTCGATGGCATTGTTTTGCTACAAAAGGGTGCGGATGAAGATCCAACTCTCGAAGCCGTTCACGAAAAGATCAAGGAACTGAATGATCGGATTCTGCCGAAGGGAGTCAGGGTTGCTCCTTATCTCGACCGTAGCGATCTGGTTCACTACACGACACACACGGTCCTCCATAACCTGTCGGAAGGGATCATCCTTGTCGTAATCGTGCTGTTCTTCTTTCTTGGCAATGTGCGAGGCGCGCTGATCGTCTCGCTGACGATCCCTTTCGCACTTTTGTTTGCCTCGATCTGCCTCGATCTACGGCATATTCCCGCAAATCTGCTCTCCCTAGGCGCTCTTGATTTTGGCATGGTCGTCGACGGCGCAGTCGTCATCGTGGAAAATATCGTGCGCCATCTTAATCGTCCTAATCCAACGGGGCGCACGACGCTGGAGCGAATTCGCGAAGCCACGCACGAAGTTCAAAGGCCCGTCTTCTACGCAATTGGAATCATCATCGCTGCGTACCTGCCCATCTTTACCTTGCAGGCCGTCGAGGGCCGGCTCTTCAAGCCGATGGCCTGGACCGTTGCCTTTGCCCTGCTGGGAGCGCTGCTGTTCTCGATGCTGCTTGCTCCTGTGCTTTCCAGCTTCTTCTTTCGCAAAGGGGCAACAGAGTGGCACAACCCCTTTATGGGCTGGCTTACCAAACATTATCGTGTCGCCGCAGGCTGGGCGATCTCACATCGGTTTGCAACATTCAGCTTTGCCGTCGGAGTTCTTGCCCTCTCAGCCTTCCTTCTTTTCAGCGGAGTGCTCGGTTCTGAGTTCCTCCCGCATCTGGATGAAGGCGCGATCTGGGTGCGCGGCACGCTTGCTCCCAGTGAAGGGCCGACGGACGGAGTCGCCACCATGAATAAGGCCCGCGTCATCCTCGCGTCCTTTCCGGAGGTGACCCAGGTTGCAAGCCAGGTAGGCCGGCCTGACGACGGCACAGACACGACTGGATTCTTCAACACAGAGTACTTCGTTGACTTGAAGCCGAAGGAGGAGTGGCGTCCGGTCTTCCACAAGGACAAGGATGAGCTCACGGCGGCGATGAATCGCGAGTTGGAAAAGATGCCCGGGGTCATCTGGAACTTCTCCCAGCCCATCTCCGACAACGTTGAAGAGGCGGTGAGCGGAGTCAAAGGAGAGCTAGCTGTCAAAGTATACGGCGACGACCTTAAGACACTCGAAGCACTCGGGGACCAGATCGTCGGCATCATGGGTACGGTGAAGGGAGTCCAGGACCTAGGACTGTTCCGCGTGATTGGACAACCTAATCTTAACTTCACGGTCGACCGCCAGGCCGCGGCACGCTGGGGCATCAATGTCTCCGATGTGCAGGACGCGATTCAGACTGCGGTCGGCGGCAATGCTGTAAGTCAGGTGTTGCAGGGAGAAGCTCACTACGACCTGACCGCAAGGTATCAGGAGCCATATCGCGGAACCACGGAGGCGATTGACAATATCCGCCTACTTTCTCCCTCGGGTGAGCGCGTCTCGCT
This Edaphobacter bradus DNA region includes the following protein-coding sequences:
- a CDS encoding efflux RND transporter permease subunit — translated: MIAGLVDFALNNRWLVLGAAILLFGWGIISFHNLPVEAYPDVANNYVQVITQWPGRAAEEVEQQVTVPIEIQMAGIPHLVHLRSTTLAGLSSLTLIFDDDSINDWNREKVLERLSQVTLPAGLQPQIGTDFSPVGQIMFFRLTSTNPVYGNTELKSLEDWTIEKQFKSVPGVVDVSSFGGMTKNYQVNVDPEKLVSYGLSIGQIEQALANNNINAGGSFIEQGQQQINVREVGLVRNLYDIENIVIRAQNGTPIRIRDVATVVQGHQIRLGQMGYALHRSDGKIIDDTDTVDGIVLLQKGADEDPTLEAVHEKIKELNDRILPKGVRVAPYLDRSDLVHYTTHTVLHNLSEGIILVVIVLFFFLGNVRGALIVSLTIPFALLFASICLDLRHIPANLLSLGALDFGMVVDGAVVIVENIVRHLNRPNPTGRTTLERIREATHEVQRPVFYAIGIIIAAYLPIFTLQAVEGRLFKPMAWTVAFALLGALLFSMLLAPVLSSFFFRKGATEWHNPFMGWLTKHYRVAAGWAISHRFATFSFAVGVLALSAFLLFSGVLGSEFLPHLDEGAIWVRGTLAPSEGPTDGVATMNKARVILASFPEVTQVASQVGRPDDGTDTTGFFNTEYFVDLKPKEEWRPVFHKDKDELTAAMNRELEKMPGVIWNFSQPISDNVEEAVSGVKGELAVKVYGDDLKTLEALGDQIVGIMGTVKGVQDLGLFRVIGQPNLNFTVDRQAAARWGINVSDVQDAIQTAVGGNAVSQVLQGEAHYDLTARYQEPYRGTTEAIDNIRLLSPSGERVSLGQLTKVATRDGAAEIYREGGQRYVAIKYSVRGRDLGSTVEEAIAKVNKAVKLPSGYHLDWAGEYASQQRSQKRLMIVLPLTLIIIFVILYTMFRSGKWACLILVNVAMAPIGGLLAMLFSHTHFSVSSGVGFLALFGVSVQTGVIMLEYINQLRVQGNAIENAAVEGAVLRLRPIMMTMLVATLGLLPAATSHGIGSDSQRPFAIVIVGGLIGALAINVFLLPTLYVWIARPDDVLPQPDLEFAN
- a CDS encoding efflux RND transporter periplasmic adaptor subunit, producing the protein MTAGEHASTSALNVTGTVAADISRTIPVVSLANGRVVGVHARLGDYVRKGQLLLEVQSTDISGAFDQYLKASNDERLANTQLERAKLLYDRGALSKSQLDIVENSELDAKTDLVAAEQQLRVLGVDKTNPSAAVKIYSPATGVIISQNVTDASAAGVSLSGSSTAFTIADLSHVWVICDVYENDLATLRLGQSAEIHLNAYPGRTLKGTVSDIGAVLDPSIRTAKVRIQVENPSMLMRIGMFASVVLYGQRPEMHASLPATAILHLQDRDWVFAPAGDNQFRRIQVRTGMTLPNGQQEILAGLQPGQQVVAQALSVQNSVAQR